A stretch of the Lolium perenne isolate Kyuss_39 chromosome 3, Kyuss_2.0, whole genome shotgun sequence genome encodes the following:
- the LOC127343567 gene encoding probable inactive receptor kinase At3g08680, which translates to MALRVPLIMLALLAAACVSSPVPSPDAVPLLAFKSACAGHGIAALDSWTESSDPCSGEWRGVTCQRPSSPGHPRVRGIVLEGLGLGGNAGALAALADLPALSFLSLKNNTFTGSLHDVDFSPVAPHLKLLYLSGNAFSGRFPQSILRLRHLRRLDLAGNRLTGTIPPEIGHRLRALVTLRLARNSFVGPLPTSLEAMTMLAELNVSGNHLSGQIPKRLTAAFPASSFTGNPELCGAPMRRRCSRQQQRGDGETTRGQMGRRSSRYRWMVVVIMAAVGAAVATLIATALCAVLWWKKKRKPTTPRANSRASSTSASREETVRFDGCCEEFDVRALMMGAAEMLGKGAAATTYRVFMGGQHDVSDDHAGVVEKAEGEAVVVKRLRRREGATREDERRRRELVREMGSWRHANIVNLRAFYASAEELLLVFDYIPHGSLHDLLHENRGPARIPLDWQTRLKLAQDAAQGLAYLHGASGSRLSHRHLTSSNILIDAGGNARVADFAMLQLLVPAPPEKALQKQDVRDFGVILLEILTGRSPEDGKVDMPRWVRTVVREEWTSEVFDMELLRGRGAEDEMVALLQVALLCAADDPKERPRMAVVSKMIEDIRNRGSKRNKYSASPSQAGCSYESSPCVSEDTTKSTTASSS; encoded by the exons ATGGCACTACGCGTGCCCCTCATCATGCTGGCGCTCCTCGCCGCTGCCTGTGTCTCCTCACCTGTCCCGAGTCCCGACGCCGTGCCGCTGCTCGCGTTCAAGTCCGCGTGCGCCGGCCATGGCATCGCTGCGCTCGACTCCTGGACAGAGTCCTCCGACCCTTGCTCCGGCGAGTGGCGTGGAGTCACTTGCCAGCGGCCCTCCTCCCCCGGCCACCCTCGTGTCCGTGGCATCGTTCTTGAAGGCCTCGGCCTCGGCGGTAATGCCGGCGCTCTCGCCGCGCTCGCGGATCTCCCAGCGCTCTCGTTCCTTAGCCTCAAGAACAACACCTTCACGGGATCGCTCCACGATGTGGACTTCTCCCCCGTGGCGCCGCACCTCAAGCTCCTCTACCTCTCCGGCAACGCCTTCTCGGGGCGGTTTCCCCAGTCCATCCTACGGCTCCGCCACCTGCGCCGCCTCGACCTCGCCGGCAATCGGCTCACCGGCACGATTCCGCCCGAGATCGGCCATCGCCTCCGCGCGCTCGTCACGCTGCGTCTCGCGCGCAATTCGTTCGTCGGCCCCCTGCCGACCTCTTTGGAAGCGATGACAATGCTTGCCGAGCTCAACGTCTCGGGCAACCACCTGAGCGGGCAGATTCCGAAGCGCCTCACGGCGGCCTTCCCTGCGTCGTCGTTTACGGGCAACCCCGAGCTTTGCGGCGCCCCTATGCGTCGCCGGTGCAGCCGACAGCAGCAGAGAGGCGATGGCGAGACAACGCGCGGACAGATGGGGAGGAGGAGCTCCCGCTACCGGTGGATGGTGGTGGTGATCATGGCGGCGGTGGGCGCGGCTGTCGCCACGCTGATCGCCACGGCACTGTGCGCGGTACTGTggtggaagaagaagaggaagcccaCGACGCCGCGCGCGAACTCGCGCGCCAGCTCGACGTCGGCGTCGCGGGAGGAGACGGTGCGCTTCGACGGGTGCTGCGAGGAGTTCGACGTGAGGGCGCTCATGATGGGGGCCGCGGAGATGCTGGGCAAAGGCGCGGCCGCGACGACATACCGCGTGTTCATGGGGGGCCAACACGACGTGAGCGACGACCACGCTGGGGTGGTGGAGAAGGCGGAGGGCGAGGCGGTGGTGGTGAAGAGGCTGAGGAGGAGGGAGGGCGCCACACGGGAGGACGAGAGGCGGCGGAGGGAGCTGGTGAGGGAGATGGGCTCGTGGCGGCACGCCAACATCGTCAACCTGCGCGCGTTCTACGCGTCGGCGGAGGAGCTTCTCCTCGTCTTCGACTACATCCCACACGGCAGCCTCCACGATCTCCTCCATG AGAACCGGGGGCCGGCACGAATCCCTCTGGACTGGCAGACGAGACTGAAGCTGGCGCAGGACGCGGCGCAAGGCCTCGCCTACCTCCACGGCGCGTCCGGCTCCAGGCTCTCCCACCGGCACCTCACCTCCTCCAACATCCTCATCGACGCCGGCGGCAACGCGCGTGTCGCCGACTTCGCCATGCTCCAGCTGCTCGTGCCGGCACCACCTGAAAAGGCTCTGCAGAAGCAGGACGTGCGCGACTTCGGGGTCATCCTGCTGGAGATCCTCACGGGCCGGTCGCCGGAGGACGGCAAGGTGGACATGCCGCGGTGGGTGCGGACGGTGGTGCGGGAGGAGTGGACCTCCGAGGTGTTCGACATGGAGCTGCTGCGGGGCAGGGGCGCCGAGGACGAGATGGTGGCGCTCCTCCAGGTGGCGCTGCTCTGCGCCGCCGACGACCCGAAGGAGCGGCCGAGGATGGCGGTGGTGTCCAAGATGATCGAGGACATCAGGAACAGGGGGAGCAAGAGGAACAAGTACTCTGCTTCTCCATCGCAGGCTGGATGTTCGTACGAGTCGTCTCCTTGCGTTTCAGAGGACACAACAAAGTCCACCACTGCCTCAAGCTCTTGA